CTGGGACGGCTGGGCCGCGTTCGTGCCTGTTCAGAAAGCGAGACAAGAATCGCATTGAAAGCAGGGAGGACACATGAGACACCGCACCACCTGGATTGCAATTATTGTGACCGCCGTCCTCGCGGTGGGCTACCTGGCCGCCGCGGATGAACCCGCCGACCGCGCCGCGGTGCAACGCGCCATCGAGCAGTCCATCGGCTGGGCCATCGAGAAGGACTTCGATGCCATGTTCCGCCTGTGGGCCGACGACCTGTTCCACTTCTGGCTCTTCTCCGACAGCCAGGTGATCGGGCTCGACAATTTCAAGAAGCACGCGGAGCAGTGGCGCGACCCCGACTTCCGCGGCACCCGCTTCGAGTTCCGCGACCTGCGCATCGTGTTCTCGCGCTCCGGCGACGTGGCCTGGTACTCCTGCCGCCTCGACGACTGCGGCTCCTTCAAGGGGAAGGAGTTCTGCCTCAAGGACGTCTTCCAGACCGGGGTGCTGGAGAAGCGCGACGGCCGCTGGGTGCACGTCCTGATGCACGGCTCCTACCCGGTGGACAAAATTCCCGAAAACTTTGTCCGCCGGTTCTATCGCGACCTGTTCGAGAAGCCGGCGGCAACGGAAGCAAAGCCGCCCGGAGCGACACCGGAGGTGTTCGCGCCGGGCGTCGTCTCCCGGGACGGCATCCAGATGAAGCTGACCATGTCCGCCGACGGCGCCGAAATTCTCTACACTGAACGGGACCCGGCGACAAACGCCGTGTCGTTCCTCAGCCGGCGCCGGGCAGGAGATTCGTGGGGTGAACCGGTTGCCCTCCCATACGCGCGGGAGTACATGGACATCGAGCCCAGCCTGTCCACCGACGGCCGAAAGATCCTCTTCGTCTCCAACCGGCCCGCCGGCGGCGGGGGCGAACCGGGAAAATTTCCGGATGTCTGGATGGCGGAAAAGACGGGAGATCGATGGGGCTTCCCCGTCCGGCTGGGTCCGCCGGTCAACACCGCCGACCCCGCCGACATCGAGGCTCATCCGGCCTTCGGGCCGGACGGCGGGATCTATTTCATGCGGCAGAACGGCAACAGCCGCCGTCTCCTCCAGGCCGCGCGCCTCGGCGACGGGTTCGACGAACCGCGCTCCCTACCCCTGACGGACGATCTGTTCGCCGGCGGGTTCAGCGGGCCGTGCCTGTCTCCCGACGGCCGGATCCTGCTGATGCACTCGCGCCGGGATGGCGGCTTCGGGAACTGGGACCTCTACGTCGCGTTCAGGGACGAATCGGGCGGCTGGAGCAAGCTGATGAACCTCGGCCCTGTCGTCAACACCGACCAAGCCGAGTCCAGTCCCGCCTTCTCGCCGGACGGCCGGTCCATCTTCTTCACTCGGGATACGGACATCTACCGGGTTTCCGCGACAGTCATCGAAGCGCTGAGACCGAAGCAATAGCGAAAGAGATGATTGCAACATGAAAAAATTCGCAATCATTCTGTGCTTGCAGGTGATGGCATTGAGCCTGTCG
The Acidobacteriota bacterium DNA segment above includes these coding regions:
- a CDS encoding SnoaL-like domain-containing protein, which gives rise to MRHRTTWIAIIVTAVLAVGYLAAADEPADRAAVQRAIEQSIGWAIEKDFDAMFRLWADDLFHFWLFSDSQVIGLDNFKKHAEQWRDPDFRGTRFEFRDLRIVFSRSGDVAWYSCRLDDCGSFKGKEFCLKDVFQTGVLEKRDGRWVHVLMHGSYPVDKIPENFVRRFYRDLFEKPAATEAKPPGATPEVFAPGVVSRDGIQMKLTMSADGAEILYTERDPATNAVSFLSRRRAGDSWGEPVALPYAREYMDIEPSLSTDGRKILFVSNRPAGGGGEPGKFPDVWMAEKTGDRWGFPVRLGPPVNTADPADIEAHPAFGPDGGIYFMRQNGNSRRLLQAARLGDGFDEPRSLPLTDDLFAGGFSGPCLSPDGRILLMHSRRDGGFGNWDLYVAFRDESGGWSKLMNLGPVVNTDQAESSPAFSPDGRSIFFTRDTDIYRVSATVIEALRPKQ